One genomic region from Salipiger sp. CCB-MM3 encodes:
- a CDS encoding Zn-dependent hydrolase: MTETLDLARIDAALLQALMEKQAEFGSTGDGGIDRPVLTDNHKAARDWFRAELAERGYDVLVDNIGNLFGRIDLAGPDAPLVMIGSHLDSQPRGGRFDGAYGVVAALAAIETWRNEAKARGETPSCNYVIADWMNEEGARFQPSLLGSSVFAGGLTREFALARTDRDGLSVEAELNRTGYMGSDPAPQPDIYLEIHIEGDDKMEKAGARIAPFVRHWGALKVRIEVTGEQNHTGPTPMEDRHDAVLGAAYIIAKVRELADTASDTLFTSVARVDISPNSPNIVPGKAILFAELRAPEPAMLEWSEAELRAALPGLAEKAAVSAEIVSVDRRPAGRFDARLVALAESAADDFGYPRIAIDTIGGHDAVAVNAILPSIVVAVPSVNGVIHRNDEYTSPEDLNAGGDVLVEMIRRIDRAGGNLDKAAGASA; this comes from the coding sequence ATGACCGAAACGCTGGATCTTGCCCGGATCGACGCGGCGCTGCTGCAAGCGTTGATGGAGAAACAGGCCGAGTTCGGCAGCACAGGGGACGGCGGCATCGACCGCCCCGTTCTCACCGACAACCACAAGGCCGCCCGCGACTGGTTCCGGGCGGAGCTTGCGGAGCGGGGCTATGACGTGCTGGTCGACAACATCGGCAACCTCTTTGGCCGGATCGATCTGGCGGGCCCCGATGCACCGCTGGTGATGATCGGCTCGCATCTCGACAGCCAGCCGCGCGGGGGCCGCTTCGATGGCGCGTATGGCGTTGTCGCGGCATTGGCCGCGATCGAGACATGGCGCAACGAGGCGAAGGCACGGGGTGAGACCCCCAGCTGCAACTATGTGATCGCCGACTGGATGAACGAGGAAGGCGCGCGCTTCCAGCCCTCGCTGCTGGGCTCTTCGGTGTTTGCGGGCGGGCTGACCCGCGAGTTCGCCCTCGCCCGCACCGACCGAGATGGGCTCAGCGTCGAGGCGGAACTGAACCGCACCGGCTACATGGGCAGCGATCCCGCGCCGCAGCCCGACATCTACCTAGAGATCCACATCGAAGGGGACGACAAGATGGAGAAGGCTGGCGCGCGGATCGCGCCCTTCGTCCGTCACTGGGGCGCCCTCAAGGTGCGGATCGAGGTCACCGGCGAGCAAAACCACACCGGCCCGACCCCGATGGAAGACCGTCACGATGCGGTGCTTGGGGCCGCCTATATCATCGCCAAGGTGCGCGAGCTGGCCGACACCGCCAGCGACACGCTGTTCACCTCGGTGGCGCGGGTCGATATCTCGCCCAACTCGCCCAATATCGTGCCGGGCAAGGCCATTCTCTTTGCCGAACTGCGCGCGCCCGAGCCCGCGATGCTGGAATGGTCCGAAGCCGAACTGCGCGCCGCCCTGCCCGGTCTGGCCGAAAAGGCCGCCGTTTCGGCAGAGATCGTCTCGGTCGACCGCCGCCCTGCGGGCCGCTTCGATGCGCGATTGGTGGCGCTGGCCGAAAGCGCGGCGGATGACTTCGGCTATCCGCGCATCGCCATCGACACCATCGGCGGCCATGACGCGGTGGCGGTGAACGCGATCCTGCCGTCGATCGTGGTGGCGGTGCCCTCGGTCAATGGCGTCATTCATCGCAATGACGAATACACCTCGCCGGAGGACCTCAACGCCGGCGGCGATGTGCTGGTCGAGATGATCCGCCGCATCGACCGCGCGGGCGGCAACCTCGACAAGGCCGCAGGAGCCAGCGCATGA
- a CDS encoding ABC transporter ATP-binding protein: MSLDMAQTQSLLSVRNLSVVVEGQGADRTVLDGVSFDLAPRRILSVIGESGSGKTVLARALASWLSAPLKITSGEILFEGRDLIRDPSHARSLAGREIAYVGGNPAGALDPTMTVGAQLVEKLRAVRPDISSRDAQEKAIRLLEAVKIPAAERRFHEYPFQYSGGMMQRAMIVDALISDPALLIADNITQPLDVTVAAQILKLMRELNEDFSTAVLFICSSLPVACDAADEVMVLHAGRVVERQPPQALVSGPEHNYTRGLIEELPTLWAEGRKEVSRPQDRDQQAIMSVRGVAKHYETRGKSGKALVQAVRNVEFDVFPGDNFGIVGESGCGKSSLMRLLTGLERPDAGSIFFEDENVGQASPKRLRELRRKFQLVLQDPYGSLPPQSSIGAILEEPLKIHKLGNRAERRDRARAAMSEVGLHESLYDSLPTGLSAGQRQRLNVARAMVLEPRLLIMDETLSALDQTEQGKLLNLFERLQAQHGFTYIFISHDLTMVRQVCSRIAVMYLGETVEVAPNERLFFDPGHPYSRALLSAAPTLEERRYRPEDCLMEGEPPSPINLPQGCAFAGRCPHAFDRCRVENPRLTSRGNQALAACFLNEDHPQGEPQ; encoded by the coding sequence ATGTCGCTCGACATGGCACAGACCCAATCTCTCCTTTCGGTGCGCAACCTGAGCGTCGTGGTCGAAGGGCAAGGCGCAGACCGCACCGTTCTGGATGGCGTCAGCTTCGATCTCGCGCCGCGCCGCATCCTGTCGGTCATCGGCGAAAGCGGCTCGGGCAAGACCGTGCTGGCCCGCGCGCTGGCAAGCTGGCTCTCGGCACCGCTCAAGATCACCTCGGGCGAGATCCTCTTTGAGGGCCGCGATCTGATCCGCGACCCGTCCCATGCCCGCAGCCTTGCGGGGCGCGAGATCGCCTATGTCGGCGGCAACCCCGCTGGCGCACTCGACCCGACGATGACCGTGGGCGCGCAGCTGGTCGAAAAGCTGCGCGCGGTGCGGCCCGACATCTCATCGCGCGACGCGCAGGAAAAAGCCATCCGCCTGCTCGAGGCAGTGAAAATCCCCGCCGCCGAGCGGCGCTTTCACGAGTATCCCTTCCAGTACTCGGGCGGCATGATGCAGCGCGCGATGATCGTCGATGCGCTGATCTCGGACCCGGCGCTGCTGATCGCCGACAACATCACCCAGCCGCTCGACGTGACGGTGGCGGCGCAGATCCTCAAGCTGATGCGCGAGCTCAACGAGGATTTCTCGACCGCGGTTCTGTTCATCTGCTCCTCGCTGCCCGTCGCCTGCGACGCGGCGGATGAGGTGATGGTGCTGCACGCGGGCCGGGTTGTCGAACGGCAGCCGCCGCAGGCGCTGGTCAGCGGACCCGAGCACAATTACACCCGCGGACTGATCGAAGAGCTGCCGACGCTCTGGGCCGAAGGGCGCAAAGAGGTTTCCCGCCCGCAGGACCGCGACCAGCAGGCGATCATGTCGGTGCGCGGCGTCGCCAAGCACTATGAGACCCGCGGCAAAAGCGGCAAGGCACTGGTGCAGGCGGTGCGCAACGTCGAGTTCGACGTCTTCCCCGGCGACAACTTCGGCATCGTTGGCGAGTCCGGCTGCGGCAAATCCTCTCTGATGCGGCTGCTGACCGGGCTTGAACGGCCCGACGCGGGCTCGATCTTCTTCGAAGACGAGAACGTCGGTCAGGCCAGCCCCAAGCGCCTGCGCGAATTGCGCCGCAAGTTCCAGCTGGTGCTGCAGGATCCCTATGGCTCGCTGCCGCCGCAAAGCTCTATCGGCGCCATCCTCGAAGAGCCGCTGAAGATCCACAAGCTTGGCAATCGCGCCGAGCGCCGCGACCGCGCGCGCGCCGCCATGAGTGAGGTCGGCCTACACGAAAGCCTTTACGACAGCCTGCCCACAGGCCTCTCGGCCGGTCAGCGCCAGCGGCTCAACGTCGCCCGCGCCATGGTTCTGGAGCCGCGCCTTCTGATCATGGACGAGACCCTTTCGGCGCTCGACCAGACCGAGCAGGGCAAACTGCTCAACCTCTTCGAGCGGCTGCAGGCGCAGCACGGGTTCACCTATATTTTCATCTCGCACGATCTGACCATGGTGCGGCAGGTCTGCTCGCGGATCGCGGTGATGTATCTGGGCGAAACTGTGGAAGTCGCACCCAACGAGCGGTTGTTCTTCGATCCCGGCCACCCCTACAGCCGCGCGCTTCTGTCGGCGGCGCCGACGCTCGAAGAGCGGCGCTACCGGCCCGAGGATTGCCTCATGGAGGGCGAGCCGCCCTCGCCCATCAACCTGCCTCAGGGCTGCGCCTTTGCCGGTCGCTGCCCGCATGCCTTTGACCGCTGCCGGGTCGAGAACCCGCGCCTCACCTCACGCGGCAATCAGGCGCTGGCCGCCTGCTTCCTGAATGAAGACCACCCCCAAGGAGAGCCCCAATGA
- a CDS encoding ABC transporter permease, with the protein MSSIDISPEALPAPKGRKISARIWSEAFSSIEFRIGLAVFLVLLAAAILYPWLSGIDPTKMNIRAKLSPPVFMGEGWSWANPLGTDQLGRDMLARSLVGLRYSLLIGISTTVLMLAVGALVGLFSGYFGGKTDTVLMRLTDAQLSIPMIILAITILGVSRPTIPSIILVLGLAGWPVYARVMRSTVMSERKKEFVRGAMVLGATDWRIMFTLLLPLVLPPVAFVAVLDIARMMIFESVLGFLGLGVQPPTPTFGNIIADGRKYLMNAWWIATMPGVFLVLTLTSVNLMGAALERARNKIYGGA; encoded by the coding sequence ATGAGCTCCATCGACATCTCCCCCGAGGCGCTGCCCGCCCCCAAGGGCCGCAAGATCTCTGCCCGCATCTGGTCCGAGGCCTTCTCCTCCATCGAGTTCCGCATCGGGCTGGCCGTCTTCCTTGTGCTGCTTGCGGCGGCGATCCTCTACCCGTGGCTGTCGGGCATCGACCCGACCAAGATGAACATCCGCGCCAAGCTCAGCCCGCCCGTCTTCATGGGCGAAGGCTGGAGTTGGGCAAATCCGCTGGGCACCGACCAGTTGGGCCGCGACATGCTGGCCCGCTCGCTGGTCGGGCTGCGCTATTCGCTGCTGATCGGCATCTCGACCACCGTTCTGATGCTGGCCGTGGGCGCGCTGGTGGGGCTGTTTTCGGGCTACTTCGGCGGCAAGACCGACACCGTGCTGATGCGCCTCACCGATGCGCAGCTGTCGATCCCGATGATCATCCTCGCGATCACCATCCTCGGCGTCTCGCGCCCCACGATCCCGTCGATCATCCTCGTGCTGGGGCTGGCGGGCTGGCCGGTCTACGCGCGGGTCATGCGCTCGACCGTGATGTCAGAGCGCAAGAAGGAATTCGTGCGCGGCGCCATGGTGCTGGGGGCGACGGACTGGCGCATCATGTTCACCCTGCTGCTGCCTCTGGTGCTGCCGCCCGTGGCCTTCGTCGCGGTGCTGGATATCGCGCGCATGATGATCTTTGAATCGGTGCTGGGCTTTCTCGGCCTCGGCGTGCAGCCGCCCACCCCCACCTTCGGCAACATCATCGCCGACGGGCGCAAATACCTGATGAACGCATGGTGGATCGCCACCATGCCCGGTGTCTTCCTCGTGCTGACGCTGACCTCGGTCAACCTTATGGGCGCCGCTCTGGAACGCGCACGCAACAAGATCTACGGAGGCGCCTGA
- a CDS encoding ABC transporter permease — protein MFIARFLARRLAQGALIVFLVSALIFTLLRVVPGDPVRLMAGGMAPEALIEEIATNMGLRDPIYVQFGRYVGGILHGDLGQSFVRPANGAAVGGASFNDSTRSERAEVWSLIAETAPMTLQLALLAMVFALIIAIPIGVWGGLRPGRFPDRLALYTSSLFVSLPNFWLGIVLALLLSVKLQLVPAIGYNGFAYTILPAFVLAIEIAPFIIRTLTVSVAGVMGQSFIDIAAVRGLTRNQIIFRHALKNSSVPLLNLLGVQFSMLLGGVLVIEFIFDYPGLGLLTINAVMQRDFPLIQGIAIVTAAAFVLINIVVDLCATAIDPRLEY, from the coding sequence ATGTTCATCGCAAGATTCCTCGCCCGACGGCTCGCACAGGGGGCGCTGATCGTCTTCCTCGTCTCCGCCCTGATCTTCACCCTGCTGCGCGTGGTGCCGGGCGATCCCGTGCGCCTGATGGCTGGCGGCATGGCCCCCGAGGCGCTGATCGAGGAGATCGCCACGAACATGGGTCTGCGCGATCCCATCTACGTGCAGTTTGGCCGCTATGTCGGCGGCATCCTTCACGGCGACCTTGGTCAGAGCTTCGTGCGCCCGGCCAATGGCGCGGCGGTCGGCGGGGCCAGCTTCAACGACAGCACCCGCAGCGAACGGGCCGAGGTCTGGTCGCTGATCGCCGAGACCGCACCGATGACGCTGCAGCTTGCGCTTCTGGCCATGGTCTTTGCGCTGATCATCGCCATTCCCATCGGGGTCTGGGGCGGGCTCAGGCCGGGACGCTTCCCCGACCGGCTGGCGCTCTACACCTCGTCCCTCTTCGTGAGCCTGCCGAACTTCTGGCTTGGCATCGTGCTGGCGCTGCTGCTGTCGGTAAAGCTGCAACTTGTGCCTGCCATCGGCTACAACGGCTTTGCCTATACCATCCTGCCCGCCTTCGTTCTGGCGATCGAGATCGCGCCCTTCATCATCCGTACGCTGACCGTTTCCGTGGCGGGCGTCATGGGGCAGTCTTTCATCGACATCGCGGCGGTGCGCGGACTGACGCGAAACCAGATCATCTTTCGCCACGCGCTGAAAAACTCCTCGGTGCCGCTGCTGAACCTGCTTGGCGTGCAGTTCTCGATGTTGCTCGGCGGGGTTCTCGTGATCGAATTCATCTTCGACTACCCGGGGCTCGGCCTGCTGACGATCAACGCGGTGATGCAGCGTGACTTCCCGCTGATCCAAGGCATCGCCATCGTCACCGCCGCCGCATTCGTCCTGATCAACATCGTCGTCGATCTCTGCGCGACGGCCATCGACCCGAGACTGGAATACTGA
- a CDS encoding ABC transporter substrate-binding protein — protein MDRRNFLRYGAMAGAAAGALRLNPDFLFSSAHAQESKPLVFLSAENITGNWDPTAHTTLSQTNIEGFVMGFLTRAPMRPDNPDEVIYELATEINELDAHRLEIKLREGVTFHDGEPFTAKDVKATFEYGAQLDRPKQVYPGPTDTFEVTTPDDYTVVVDTTKGGYGASLFIFLASYLPMLSAKDVAAGPNGPLSQRLNGTGPFKFVEQRGNDTVMEAYADYFRGAPKIPGVTFSFVGDATTRMLSLMNGQADVIERLEPEQVQTLEGNEDIKLSRLVSVENKYLWFRCSKPPFDNPLLRKAAAHAIDRSIILEIMGTAGEASSNFVSPIKFGYTDLENYPEYDPDECQRLLAEAGYPGGEGLPELEYITSTGFYPKTKEYGEVITALLQEQGFPVTLNVMEVAAWNERLYDRPGGGPGHMVDCGWSTGSPEPDLVLRTHFHSTSKRICGIEDPEIDAALDAERNASSLDERRESLQTNLMPMLAEKVPALSLFTSVLIHGMRSDVEDLFIYPDGMSDASETTLS, from the coding sequence ATGGACAGACGCAACTTCCTGCGCTACGGCGCGATGGCCGGGGCCGCCGCGGGCGCCCTTCGCCTGAACCCTGACTTCCTCTTCAGCTCGGCACATGCGCAAGAGTCCAAGCCGCTTGTGTTCCTGTCGGCAGAGAACATCACCGGCAACTGGGACCCGACCGCGCACACCACCCTCTCGCAGACCAACATTGAGGGCTTTGTCATGGGCTTCCTGACCCGTGCCCCGATGCGTCCGGACAACCCCGACGAGGTGATCTACGAGCTGGCGACCGAGATCAACGAGCTCGACGCCCACCGCCTCGAAATCAAACTGCGCGAAGGCGTGACATTCCACGACGGCGAGCCCTTCACCGCCAAGGACGTGAAAGCCACCTTCGAATACGGCGCGCAGCTTGACCGCCCCAAGCAGGTCTATCCCGGCCCGACCGACACGTTCGAAGTCACCACCCCCGACGATTACACCGTCGTGGTCGACACCACCAAGGGCGGTTACGGCGCCTCGCTGTTCATCTTCCTTGCCTCCTACCTGCCGATGCTCTCGGCCAAGGATGTCGCCGCTGGCCCCAACGGCCCGCTCAGCCAGCGCCTCAACGGCACCGGCCCGTTCAAATTCGTCGAGCAGCGCGGCAACGACACGGTGATGGAAGCCTATGCCGACTACTTCCGCGGCGCGCCCAAGATCCCCGGCGTGACCTTCTCCTTCGTCGGCGACGCCACCACCCGCATGCTGTCGCTGATGAACGGTCAGGCCGATGTCATCGAACGGCTCGAGCCCGAACAGGTGCAGACGCTGGAAGGCAACGAGGACATCAAGCTCTCGCGCCTCGTCTCGGTCGAGAACAAATACCTGTGGTTCCGCTGCTCCAAGCCGCCGTTCGACAACCCGCTGCTGCGCAAGGCCGCCGCGCATGCCATCGACCGCTCGATCATCCTCGAGATCATGGGCACCGCCGGTGAGGCCTCGAGCAACTTCGTCTCGCCCATCAAGTTCGGCTACACCGATCTGGAAAACTACCCCGAATATGATCCCGACGAATGTCAGCGCCTGCTGGCCGAAGCGGGCTATCCGGGCGGCGAGGGTCTGCCGGAGCTGGAATATATCACCTCCACCGGTTTCTACCCCAAGACCAAGGAATACGGCGAAGTGATCACCGCGCTGCTGCAGGAGCAGGGCTTCCCGGTGACGCTGAACGTGATGGAAGTGGCGGCATGGAACGAGCGCCTCTACGATCGTCCGGGCGGCGGCCCCGGCCATATGGTCGACTGCGGCTGGTCCACCGGCTCGCCCGAACCCGATCTGGTGCTGCGCACGCATTTCCACTCCACCTCGAAGCGGATCTGCGGCATCGAAGACCCCGAGATCGACGCCGCGCTCGACGCCGAGCGCAACGCCTCCTCGCTGGATGAGCGTCGCGAGAGCCTGCAGACCAACCTGATGCCGATGCTGGCAGAAAAGGTCCCCGCGCTGAGCCTGTTCACCTCGGTGCTGATCCACGGCATGCGCTCGGATGTGGAAGACCTCTTCATCTATCCCGACGGCATGTCGGACGCGTCGGAAACCACCCTCTCCTGA
- the hisN gene encoding histidinol-phosphatase → MFDLPQALAFANASADEAGQLARKHFRKALSVEHKVDDSPVTIADRSIETMLRARIAEAYPDHGIFGEEHGVENLDRKHVWVVDPIDGTKSFVTGHPLFGGLMALLEDGAPKLGQIDMPAIGERWCGIEGQQTTLNGVPVKTSDCRELSQAFAYTTDPMLFTGSRAPAFEMLREGCRLLRFGGDCYNYALLASGHCDLVLECGLEPYDYLPVVQVIRGAGGVITDWNGNPLGTGSSGEVLASATPELHAQMLDELARLRATEAA, encoded by the coding sequence ATGTTCGACCTTCCTCAGGCCCTCGCCTTCGCCAACGCATCCGCCGACGAAGCTGGCCAACTCGCGCGCAAGCATTTCCGCAAGGCGCTCAGCGTCGAGCACAAGGTCGACGACAGCCCGGTCACCATCGCCGATCGCTCCATCGAGACCATGCTGCGCGCGCGGATTGCCGAGGCCTATCCCGATCACGGCATCTTCGGCGAAGAGCATGGGGTTGAGAACCTAGACCGCAAGCACGTGTGGGTCGTCGACCCGATCGACGGCACCAAGAGCTTTGTCACCGGCCATCCGCTGTTTGGCGGCCTGATGGCGCTGCTAGAGGACGGCGCCCCGAAGCTGGGCCAAATCGACATGCCGGCCATTGGCGAGCGCTGGTGCGGCATCGAAGGCCAGCAGACCACGCTCAACGGTGTCCCTGTGAAGACCAGCGATTGCCGCGAGCTGTCGCAGGCCTTCGCCTATACCACCGACCCGATGCTGTTCACCGGCAGCCGCGCCCCGGCCTTCGAGATGCTGCGCGAGGGCTGCCGTCTGCTGCGCTTCGGCGGCGATTGCTACAACTACGCCCTGCTCGCCTCGGGTCACTGCGATCTGGTGCTGGAATGCGGGCTGGAGCCCTATGACTACCTTCCCGTGGTGCAGGTGATCCGCGGCGCTGGCGGCGTCATCACCGACTGGAACGGCAACCCGCTCGGCACCGGATCGAGCGGCGAGGTGCTGGCCAGCGCCACCCCTGAACTTCACGCGCAAATGCTGGACGAACTGGCCCGCCTGCGTGCGACCGAAGCGGCATAA
- a CDS encoding DeoR/GlpR family DNA-binding transcription regulator, with protein sequence MWSHERQSKILEYLSQEGKVETNRLAEVFDVSRETIRRDLLDLDQRGTLVRVHGGAVTSDKVILPEPAFSDRLVENAEAKRAIGRRAAALIEPGSTIFIDAGTTTLAFAHELEQDRDLRVITNSIEIAQVLAARSGIDMLLLGGKPHGDVPATFGELTLSEIDRFLADYAVISPVGIDPSRGATDYELHEAEVARKMIRCARRCMMLCVSSKIGTESRVAICRTGEIDQLITDTGADPAFELPSGEVVRVPVAETEAQRLARRRSSAET encoded by the coding sequence ATGTGGTCGCACGAGCGGCAGTCGAAGATTCTCGAGTATCTCTCGCAGGAGGGGAAGGTCGAGACCAACCGCCTCGCCGAGGTCTTTGACGTCTCGCGGGAAACCATCCGCCGCGATCTTCTCGACCTCGACCAGCGCGGCACGCTCGTGCGGGTGCACGGCGGCGCGGTGACCTCGGACAAGGTGATCCTGCCCGAGCCCGCATTTTCGGACCGTCTGGTCGAAAACGCCGAAGCCAAGCGCGCCATCGGCCGCCGGGCCGCCGCGCTGATCGAGCCGGGCTCGACGATCTTCATCGACGCCGGGACGACAACCTTGGCCTTCGCGCATGAGCTTGAGCAGGACCGCGACCTGCGGGTGATCACCAACTCCATCGAGATCGCGCAGGTGCTTGCGGCGCGCAGCGGCATCGACATGCTGCTGCTGGGCGGCAAGCCGCATGGCGATGTGCCCGCGACCTTCGGCGAGTTGACCCTGTCGGAGATTGACCGCTTCCTTGCGGATTATGCGGTGATCTCGCCCGTCGGGATCGATCCCTCCCGCGGTGCTACCGACTACGAGCTTCACGAGGCGGAAGTGGCGCGCAAGATGATCCGCTGCGCCCGCCGCTGCATGATGCTCTGCGTCTCGTCGAAGATCGGAACCGAAAGCCGGGTGGCCATCTGCCGCACAGGCGAGATCGACCAGCTGATCACCGATACGGGGGCAGACCCCGCGTTTGAGCTACCCTCAGGCGAGGTCGTGCGCGTGCCCGTGGCTGAAACCGAGGCACAGCGATTGGCGCGCCGCCGGAGTTCGGCGGAGACGTAA
- a CDS encoding NUDIX domain-containing protein encodes MLQENDIRSAVRAVIRKGPLVLVQVKRAASGQAYLTLPGGRQEPGESLVECLRRECLEEIGVVPEVGALLHVADVVRVGHGKTRLLLETLFECSVPEDYAPQLGAHPDKRQEGTIWTDPAAPDALFLPRYDLTLLQPDAPVYLGRLRCEAP; translated from the coding sequence ATGTTGCAGGAGAACGACATCCGCTCTGCCGTGCGTGCGGTGATCCGCAAGGGACCGCTGGTGCTGGTGCAGGTCAAACGCGCCGCGTCGGGGCAGGCCTATCTCACGCTTCCGGGGGGACGGCAGGAGCCGGGCGAGAGCCTCGTGGAATGCCTGCGCCGGGAGTGTCTTGAAGAGATCGGCGTGGTCCCCGAGGTCGGCGCTTTGCTGCATGTGGCCGATGTGGTTCGCGTCGGGCACGGCAAGACCCGGTTGCTTCTGGAGACCCTTTTCGAGTGCTCTGTGCCCGAGGACTACGCGCCGCAGCTTGGTGCGCATCCCGACAAGCGGCAGGAGGGGACGATCTGGACCGACCCGGCAGCGCCGGATGCGCTTTTTCTGCCGCGCTATGATCTGACGCTCTTGCAGCCGGATGCGCCGGTCTACCTCGGGAGGCTGCGCTGTGAAGCTCCCTGA
- a CDS encoding aminoglycoside phosphotransferase family protein — MKLPDAVEENFAFLLAEIDGQLARLIGYFEAPGPDTARQLVSRAGYAHNLSSRLRKACLAAMSRGKRSRTRQLQLEGIDTIARNLDLISRLARRGVQHAEHVQRRKTLCAEAYLKPLRMLRASVAGISEALQSRDSRLAVEIGEGSAALERLRTRLFAAYTAEMPGAKHPEDLAHALLALNEICRAGEALQAISEAILSNNLGQNVQFERYFTLRSVLAGIGPEKDVELRPLAETRSGSAISGVRMRDGQGKTVDAVFKDGDRRKVKEERVGVKSWNSVYPGVAPEILSYEKRGGSAALLIEHLEGETFEDIVLGASEARLAEAQKALHRTVRDIWRQTRSDEPAQMKAMEQLAKRMPDVYRLHPRFAQPAHFVQGQKVDSLDGLIAAAARRERDLPAPFSVYIHGDFNLDNIIYDADEGKIRLIDLHRSRYMDYVQDVSVFMVSNYRLQVLDPVARARIASVAVGMHEMAAKFAKRQKDPSFEYRLALGLARSFASSTRFVMDRDHAKRMILRSRYILEAALGVPEGKEPRFKLPMRMLFSD, encoded by the coding sequence GTGAAGCTCCCTGACGCGGTTGAAGAGAACTTCGCCTTCCTGCTGGCCGAGATCGACGGCCAGCTTGCGCGTCTGATTGGCTATTTCGAAGCGCCCGGTCCCGACACCGCGCGGCAGCTTGTCAGCCGCGCCGGCTATGCGCACAACCTCTCGTCGCGGCTGCGCAAGGCCTGTCTTGCGGCGATGAGCCGGGGCAAGCGGAGCCGCACGCGGCAACTGCAGCTTGAGGGCATCGACACCATCGCCCGCAATCTTGATCTGATCTCGCGGCTTGCGCGGCGCGGCGTTCAGCACGCGGAACATGTGCAGCGCCGCAAAACCCTCTGCGCCGAGGCCTATCTCAAACCGCTGCGCATGCTGCGCGCCTCGGTGGCCGGAATTTCCGAAGCGCTGCAGTCCCGCGACAGCCGTCTGGCGGTGGAGATCGGTGAGGGCAGCGCTGCACTGGAGCGCCTGCGGACGCGGCTCTTTGCTGCCTACACCGCCGAAATGCCCGGTGCCAAGCATCCCGAGGATCTGGCGCATGCGCTATTGGCGCTGAACGAGATTTGCCGCGCCGGAGAGGCGCTGCAGGCGATCAGCGAGGCGATCCTGTCGAACAACCTTGGCCAGAACGTTCAGTTCGAGCGCTATTTCACCCTGCGCAGCGTGCTTGCGGGGATTGGCCCCGAAAAGGATGTCGAGCTTCGGCCCCTCGCCGAGACGCGCTCCGGAAGCGCGATCTCCGGCGTGCGGATGCGTGACGGGCAGGGCAAGACGGTCGATGCGGTGTTCAAGGATGGCGACCGCCGGAAGGTCAAGGAAGAGCGGGTCGGGGTGAAAAGCTGGAACTCGGTTTACCCCGGTGTCGCGCCAGAGATCCTCTCTTACGAAAAACGCGGCGGCTCTGCGGCTCTGCTGATCGAGCACCTAGAGGGCGAGACCTTTGAGGATATCGTGCTGGGCGCTTCGGAGGCGCGGCTTGCCGAGGCGCAGAAGGCGCTGCATCGGACGGTGCGTGACATCTGGCGGCAGACCCGCAGCGACGAGCCCGCACAGATGAAAGCGATGGAGCAACTGGCCAAGCGGATGCCGGATGTCTACCGTCTGCACCCGCGGTTTGCTCAGCCGGCGCATTTCGTGCAGGGCCAGAAGGTCGACAGCCTCGACGGGCTGATCGCCGCCGCGGCGCGACGCGAGCGCGACCTGCCAGCGCCCTTCTCGGTCTATATCCACGGGGATTTCAACCTCGACAACATCATCTACGATGCAGACGAGGGGAAGATCCGCCTGATCGACCTGCATCGCTCGCGCTACATGGACTATGTGCAGGACGTGTCGGTCTTCATGGTGTCGAACTACCGGCTGCAGGTGCTCGATCCGGTCGCCCGTGCCCGCATCGCATCGGTCGCCGTGGGGATGCACGAGATGGCCGCCAAATTTGCCAAGCGGCAGAAAGACCCCAGCTTTGAATATCGCCTTGCGCTGGGGCTGGCGCGCTCTTTCGCCAGTTCCACGCGCTTCGTCATGGACCGCGATCACGCCAAGCGCATGATCCTGCGGTCCCGCTACATTCTGGAAGCCGCGCTGGGCGTGCCCGAGGGCAAGGAGCCGCGGTTCAAACTTCCCATGAGGATGCTGTTCAGTGACTAA